ACAGAGCTAAAAATCGAGGAGTACAGGATATTCTTGTTGCCTGTGTAGATGGATTAAAAGGCTTTCCTGACGCGATAGCCTCCGTTTACCCTCATACTGATATTCAACTGTGTATCGTGCATGTTGTACGCAATAGCCTGAGATTTGTAAGCTGGAAAGACTACAAGGCTGTTACCTCGGGTCTGAAAGCGATTTATCAGGCAAGTACAGAGGAAAATGCTTTAAAGTCCCTAGACATCTTCTGTGATCAATGGAATCACCAGTATCCCAAAATTGGAGAATCCTGGCGGGCCAATTGGGAAAATATCCGAACGATCTTTAGCTATCCAGCCGAAATACGTCATGCAATTTATACAACAAATGCGATTGAGTCGTTGAATAGCGTAATACGCCATTCAACGAAGAAGAGGAAAATCTTTTCATCTGATGACTCAGTAAAGAAGGTCATTTACTTAGCAACATCAAATGCTGCGAAGAAATGGACGATGCCAATTCAAAATTGGCGTTTAGCAATGAATTGGTTTACGATTCAGTTCGATGATCGATTAAAAGATCATTTATAAAAAATGGAACTTACACAAAATAATTTACAGGCTCAACTTAGACAAAATTTTATTAATAGTTATGCATTCTGCACAGTTAGTTTTAGACCTAAAGCATTTACTACACGATTAATCGTATCAAAACGAGGTGCTGAATCTTGACGGAGTGCTTTGTAAAGTGCTTCACGTCCAATTCCTGCTTCTTTAGCGATTTGAGTCATACCACGAGCTTTAGCAATTACACCAAGTGCATGAGCTAGTTCAGCAGGGTCATTCTCTTCAAGAACCATATTAAGATACATTACAATATCTTCTTCACTCTTAAGTGCTTCTGCCATGTCAAAGCTAGGTAGATCAGCTATTTTAACCATTTTTCAATCCTCTAAAGATTTTGATAAATCAACAGCTCGTTCTATATCCTTTTGCTGTGTAGATTTATCACCACCTCCAAGCATCACAATGATTACA
Above is a window of Acinetobacter colistiniresistens DNA encoding:
- a CDS encoding addiction module antidote protein — translated: MVKIADLPSFDMAEALKSEEDIVMYLNMVLEENDPAELAHALGVIAKARGMTQIAKEAGIGREALYKALRQDSAPRFDTINRVVNALGLKLTVQNA